Proteins found in one Candidatus Methylomirabilota bacterium genomic segment:
- a CDS encoding HAD family hydrolase, which produces MKIRTITFDFWGTLLHDGPSSDDRYKRTRLAAFENILASAGEPVPRAALDRGYDESGAYLGRIWSTHRDVPVQEHVRALLAAAGPTLADRLPASVMAALVEAYARPALLVPPAVDGGARGAVETLRERGYTLAVVSNTMRTPGATLRKLLARYGLLDCFAHTTFSDEVGVRKPDPAIFALTLRAVGGEPETAVHVGDDTVLDVQGARAAGMRVIQVTSAVPRAPGRPGPDAVIPRLGRLPDVIAELEAR; this is translated from the coding sequence GCCCCTCCAGCGACGATCGCTACAAGCGCACCCGCCTGGCCGCGTTCGAGAACATCCTGGCCTCTGCGGGCGAGCCGGTTCCCCGCGCCGCGCTCGATCGCGGCTACGACGAGTCCGGGGCCTACCTGGGCCGCATCTGGAGCACCCATCGCGACGTCCCGGTCCAGGAGCACGTGCGCGCGCTCCTGGCCGCCGCCGGGCCGACGCTGGCCGACCGGCTGCCCGCCTCGGTGATGGCGGCGCTGGTGGAGGCGTACGCGCGACCGGCCCTGCTGGTGCCGCCGGCGGTGGACGGCGGCGCCCGGGGCGCCGTGGAGACGCTCCGCGAGCGGGGCTACACCCTCGCCGTCGTCTCGAACACGATGCGCACGCCCGGCGCCACGCTCCGGAAGCTCCTGGCCCGGTACGGCCTGCTCGATTGCTTCGCGCACACCACGTTTTCGGACGAGGTCGGGGTCCGCAAGCCGGATCCCGCGATCTTCGCGCTCACCCTCCGCGCCGTCGGCGGGGAGCCCGAGACGGCCGTCCACGTCGGCGACGATACGGTCCTCGACGTGCAGGGCGCGCGCGCGGCGGGCATGCGGGTGATCCAGGTGACGAGCGCGGTCCCGCGCGCGCCCGGCCGACCGGGGCCGGATGCGGTCATCCCCCGGCTGGGGCGGCTGCCCGACGTGATCGCCGAGCTTGAAGCCCGCTGA